One region of Triticum aestivum cultivar Chinese Spring chromosome 6B, IWGSC CS RefSeq v2.1, whole genome shotgun sequence genomic DNA includes:
- the LOC123138867 gene encoding protein H2A.5-like — protein MGYKVGCLLIYKRLRKQQRDAARKGVVRKKAVTRSVKAGLQFPVGRIGRYLKKGRYAQRVGSGAPVYLAAVLEYLAAELTADFVLELAGDAAKESKKARIIPRHLMIAVQGDPELSRLLAGVTIAHGGVVPYINSALLPKKKAAGAAEKSPKKTAAATKSPKKKAAATN, from the exons ATGGGTTACAAAGTCGGGTGCCTCCTCATATATAAGAGGCTAAGG AAACAACAGCGAGATGCTGCCAGGAAGGGCGTCGTGAGGAAGAAGGCAGTGACCCGCTCCGTCAAGGCTGGGCTCCAGTTCCCCGTCGGCCGCATCGGGCGCTACCTCAAGAAGGGCCGCTACGCGCAGCGCGTCGGCTCCGGCGCCCCGGTCTACCTCGCCGCCGTTCTTGAGTACCTCGCCGCCGAGTTAACTGCCGATTTT gtcctcgagctcgccggcgacgcGGCCAAGGAAAGCAAGAAGGCGCGCATCATCCCGCGCCACCTGATGATAGCCGTCCAGGGCGACCCGGAGCTCAGCCGGCTGCTCGCCGGCGTCACCATCGCCCACGGCGGCGTGGTGCCCTACATCAACTCTGCGCTGCTCCCCAAGAAGAAGGCCGCCGGCGCCGCAGAGAAGTCCCCCAAGAAGACGGCCGCCGCTACCAAGTCCCCCAAGAAGAAGGCCGCAGCCACAAATTAA